Below is a genomic region from Treponema sp. OMZ 798.
CCCGAAGAAACACGCTTTATTCATTATGCGGTAAATATTCGTTTTTTTAATATTCAAGGAACAAATGACATGCTGATTGACTCGCTCGGCATGAGTACACTCTTTTTACCGGATATTCAATATCATTTTCACGGCTTAAATCCGAATGATATTGTAAACCATGCATATAATGTTTTATCCTACATTTACGATAATGATAATCCGATAGCAGACGGGAATACAATCGCAGGTCTTACAGGCGACAAAATGAATCCCGATATAAAATGGGAGGTTCAATATGAAGATTCTCTTATACAGCCGATAAGAGAAGTTATAGATATTAATACAGGCGAATACGCTTCCGGAAATCGGTAGTGAGGAAATTAAGTATTACGAAGAGAGGAGAATTAAAATGTGCAAAGAGTGTGATGATATAGATACAGCTTTTAAAAATGCACAAGAAAACCCTCATAAAAGTTTTATGCCGATCTATGAACTTCTGTTAAGCAAGATTGAAAATAAACAGCTGAAAATTTATGCAGGAGACTGTAAGTTTAAAGATATGCTTAAAATTATAGATGAAGAGCTTCATTTTACTGTCTGCTTTTATTTGCAATGTCCGGCTTGCGGAATATTTTATTTTTTTGGAGTTTGCATTAGAGGAGCTCCGGTTTATAAAAAATTGGAAAACATAACGAAAAAAGAGATAGAAAATATTATTTGGGGGAAGGAAGGAACATTTTTTAAAACAGATTATTGTTGAGGCATGATATAAGTTTACCCGAATGAGATGCAATGCAACTGCTAAAACGATGAAAAATTTTTAGCTAAATAGCAGAAAAAAATATAGCCAAAAGCAGGAAATAATTATTGCCAAAACGCCGAAAAAATGACATAATATATGTAGAGGTAAAGCTTAATGAAAAAATATAGAGCCCGCATAGTAGACGGTATGTTAAAAGACAAACTTGAAGCAAAAGGAGCTGTTGTTATTGAAGGCCCTAAGTGGTGTGGAAAAACAACAACCGCAATGCAAGTTGCAGGTAGTGTATTAAGAATGGATGAACCCAGCAAAAGGGAAACAAATATTCAAATGTCTGAAATAGATCCCGGAAGATTGCTAAAAGGTGACACCCCAAGACTTATTGATGAATGGCAGATAGCACCAAAACTATGGGATGCAACAAGATATGAGATTGATACAAGAGGCGAAGAAGGTCAATTTATACTTACAGGTTCGGCAGTACCAATAGAATCAAGAGAAATAACTCATTCGGGAACAGGCCGCTTTACATGGTTAATGATGAGGCCTATGTCTTTATATGAATCAGAAGATTCAACAGGAGCAGTAAGCCTACACAAACTTTTTAACAATACTGATAGCATAAAAGGAATAAATGATTTAGATATAGACCGCTTGGCTTTTTTAATTTGCAGAGGCGGGTGGCCCCATGCCATTGGAATGAAGGAAAAAGCAGCATTACTACAAGCTGAAGATTACTATGAAGCAGTTATCAAATCAGATATTAATAGAGCAGATGGTGTGAGCAAGAATTCGGAAAGAGTAAAAAGACTGATGAGGTCTTTTGCAAGAAATCAAGGAACACAAATTGCCAACACTATGCTGAAGAATGATATGATTTCAAATGATACAGAATCTTTGAATGAAGATACCATTGCATCCTATATTAATGCACTAAAAAACATTTTCGTAGTCGAAGATATGCCTGCATGGAATCCTAATCTAAGATCAAAAACATCAATCAGAACTTCTGATACGAGATACTATGTAGACCCATCAATAGCATCCGCTTCTCTTGGAATTGGACCAAAAGATTTGACTAATGATTTAAACACAATGGGGCTGTTATTTGAAACACTGTGTGTAAGAGACCTTCGAGTATATGCAGAAAGTATTGGAGGTAATGTTTTACATTATAGGGATAAATCAGGTTTGGAATGTGATACGGTAATTCATCTCAAAAATGGAAGATATGGTTTAGCAGAAATTAAACTGGGAGGACAAAAATTGATTGAAGATGCAGCAAAAAATTTAAAATCATTATCAAATAAAATTGATACATCAAAAATGCCTGCACCATCCTTTTTGATGATCATTATTGGAATAGGTGAGTTTGCATATAAGCGGGAGGATGGTATTTTTATAGTGCCTATAGGATGCTTGAAAAATTAATAACAGGATATGAGTCAGATTCCACAAAAAAATTAGAATCAATAAAAATTCTTGAACTGATCAAATTGGAAAGATTCAATCATCTGTTGACTATGAATTAGAGATAAAAAATTTTAATGATTTTTCAAATATCTAATTTATAACGTTAATAGTTTCAGTTGAATAGACCATCATTATTGTGGTATGATATGGCATCAAAAGAACTGCTTGTTCCAAAAACCTAAAAGGAAAAAATTGATGAATATAAAACGCATAAACAGATACGATGACAAAAGATTTTCAAAGACCGTATTGTTTCAGCATGGTGCTTATGAGATTGACGGCGAACCGTACGAAGTTGAGATTATAGATTCGGAATGTGCAGTTATTCGAGGAAAAGACTCCGGAAAATATTTATCCTTAGCTCAAGAATTTTGTTTTCATGCTCCCCACATTTCGCGGTTTGTAAACTCTTATAGAACAACAATCTTAGAGCTTCCTCAACAGGAACAATTTGACCTTGAGTTGAATTTAGTTCAACCTTCACAGTTTTATGTGAGCAGTCAAAAACTTCAGGCGGTAAACTCTTTTATTAAAAAAGCGGAAGATATTGTCATTCCTGTAATTCGGATAAAAGATCGTTATGTTTCACTGGATGGACATACCCGCTTATATCTGGCATATAAACAAAAATGGGAAAAAGTTCGTGCCGTAATCACCGAAACGGATGAGTGGATTTGGCGATTTGTTAGAGAGGCAGAAAAAAGAGGTGTTTACCGCCCGTCGGATTTAAAGTTG
It encodes:
- a CDS encoding ATP-binding protein, which encodes MKKYRARIVDGMLKDKLEAKGAVVIEGPKWCGKTTTAMQVAGSVLRMDEPSKRETNIQMSEIDPGRLLKGDTPRLIDEWQIAPKLWDATRYEIDTRGEEGQFILTGSAVPIESREITHSGTGRFTWLMMRPMSLYESEDSTGAVSLHKLFNNTDSIKGINDLDIDRLAFLICRGGWPHAIGMKEKAALLQAEDYYEAVIKSDINRADGVSKNSERVKRLMRSFARNQGTQIANTMLKNDMISNDTESLNEDTIASYINALKNIFVVEDMPAWNPNLRSKTSIRTSDTRYYVDPSIASASLGIGPKDLTNDLNTMGLLFETLCVRDLRVYAESIGGNVLHYRDKSGLECDTVIHLKNGRYGLAEIKLGGQKLIEDAAKNLKSLSNKIDTSKMPAPSFLMIIIGIGEFAYKREDGIFIVPIGCLKN